From one Cynocephalus volans isolate mCynVol1 chromosome X, mCynVol1.pri, whole genome shotgun sequence genomic stretch:
- the LOC134366569 gene encoding LOW QUALITY PROTEIN: protein EOLA2-like (The sequence of the model RefSeq protein was modified relative to this genomic sequence to represent the inferred CDS: inserted 1 base in 1 codon; substituted 1 base at 1 genomic stop codon), translating into MKICCLSFWQPYAGFDLNGVKTLESRWCPLLGSHQNHTIAIHLANRDWEDDACRELLQGRLGMTPPQIQALLPEGEKFGRGEVAGLIDVGESLECPENLAPEEVVELEKQAVLTNPQQKYLTVISXPRWLLXPLPRKGGKDIFQFDIPERLIPLGQKV; encoded by the exons ATGAAGATCTGTTGCCTCTCCTTCTGGCAGCCTTATGCTGGCTTTGACTTAAATGGGGTCAAGACCTTGGAGTCACGTTGGTGTCCCCTGCTCGGTAGCCACCAGAACCATACCATCGCCATCCACCTTGCTAACAGGGACTGGGAAGACGACGCCTGTCGGGAGCTGCTGCAGGGGCGGCTTGGGATGACGCCCCCTCAGATTCAGGCCTTGCTTCCGGAAGGGGAAAAGTTTGGCCGAGGAGAGGTAGCTG GGCTCATTGACGTTGGGGAATCTTTGGAGTGTCCCGAAAACTTAGCTCCTGAGGAGGTTGTGGAACTGGAAAAGCAAGCTGTCCTGACCAACCCGCAGCAGAAGTACCTGACTGTGATTT ACCCCAGGTGGTTACTGTAGCCCTTACCtaggaaagggggaaaggataTATTCCAGTTTGACATCCCAGAGCGTCTGATCCCTTTGGGGCAGAAGGTGTGA